From Anaerolineae bacterium, a single genomic window includes:
- a CDS encoding L-serine ammonia-lyase, iron-sulfur-dependent, subunit alpha — protein sequence MESLRELFRIGVGPSSSHTMGPHRAASAFRQQYPHAARYRVTLFGSLAATGKGHLADRAVHEALAPAVVELIWKPDEYLPAHPNGMLLEALDDAGSVIGAWQVYSVGGGALRGDGFPPSPQVYPLTTMEAILNEYCGREGQPLWAYVEACEGKEIWDFLAEVWKAMRAAVARGLEAEGALPGGLGLTRKAWSIHRKAVTGGRHFRRTGLLVAYALAVAEENAAGGIIVTAPTCGSAGVLPAVLSYLQEVIEPSEKAILRALATAGLVGNLIKENASISGAEVGCQGEIGAACAMAAAAAAQLLGGTARQIEYAAEMGLEHHLGLTCDPVAGLVQIPCIERNAHAATRALTCADYALFSDGTHLIPFDDVVAVMRETGHNLPSLYRETAGGGLAAAYARERRAGS from the coding sequence ATGGAATCATTACGGGAACTGTTCCGCATCGGCGTGGGACCTTCCAGCAGTCATACGATGGGGCCGCATCGGGCGGCGAGTGCTTTTCGACAGCAATATCCCCATGCGGCGCGCTATCGGGTGACGCTGTTCGGCAGTCTGGCGGCCACGGGCAAGGGACACCTGGCGGACCGGGCGGTACATGAGGCGCTGGCGCCGGCCGTCGTGGAGCTGATCTGGAAGCCGGACGAGTACCTGCCGGCCCATCCCAACGGCATGCTCCTGGAAGCGCTGGATGATGCCGGCAGTGTCATCGGCGCCTGGCAGGTCTACAGCGTGGGCGGCGGCGCCCTGCGCGGTGACGGTTTCCCCCCATCACCGCAGGTATACCCGCTTACAACGATGGAGGCCATCCTGAACGAATACTGTGGGCGCGAGGGCCAGCCGCTCTGGGCGTATGTCGAAGCCTGCGAGGGCAAGGAGATCTGGGATTTCCTTGCCGAGGTGTGGAAGGCCATGCGCGCCGCCGTCGCCCGCGGACTGGAGGCGGAAGGGGCACTACCGGGGGGCTTGGGCCTGACCCGCAAGGCCTGGTCCATTCACCGCAAGGCGGTGACCGGCGGCCGGCATTTCCGCCGCACCGGCCTGCTGGTGGCCTATGCCCTGGCGGTGGCAGAGGAGAACGCCGCCGGCGGCATCATCGTCACTGCCCCGACCTGCGGCTCCGCTGGCGTCCTGCCGGCGGTCTTGTCTTACCTGCAGGAGGTCATCGAGCCTTCCGAAAAAGCGATCCTGCGCGCCCTGGCCACCGCCGGCCTGGTGGGCAACCTGATCAAGGAAAATGCCTCGATATCGGGCGCCGAGGTGGGCTGTCAGGGCGAGATCGGGGCGGCCTGCGCCATGGCGGCCGCCGCGGCGGCGCAGTTGCTGGGCGGCACGGCGCGCCAGATCGAATACGCCGCCGAAATGGGGCTGGAGCATCACCTGGGTTTAACCTGCGACCCGGTGGCCGGCCTGGTGCAGATCCCCTGCATCGAGCGCAATGCCCACGCCGCCACCCGCGCCCTGACCTGTGCGGATTACGCCCTTTTCTCGGACGGCACCCATCTCATCCCGTTCGATGACGTCGTGGCGGTCATGCGCGAGACCGGGCACAACCTGCCCTCTCTGTATCGCGAGACCGCCGGCGGCGGCCTGGCGGCGGCGTACGCCCGCGAGCGGCGCGCCGGCTCCTGA
- a CDS encoding M6 family metalloprotease domain-containing protein, which produces METRCTVHDAMRPALVAPSPEVLQAMREEFQALIAGAPLSLRPHIRLGEFEPRGPGFSDGVIYPPGEVPERVLRLAPAAPAGAPLGPGPVRGVVNILVALVQFPDLPLSVDPAYYHSLLFSSGTFPTGSLRDYYTQASYGKVLIDGTIIGPYTLPQPYRFYTGERSGMGEYPNNAQRMTEDALELIDPDVDFSRFDPNGDGYVDALVIVHAGPGAESIPTADRIHHIWSHKWVLSQKQSRDGVNLYAYLTVPEDGRLGVWAHELGHLLFQWPDLYDTDYSSSGLGNWCLMAGGSWNNGGRTPALPCAWCRMSQGWTDTAVITGQERIAIPRASEYQRIYKLWTDGLPQTEYFLLENRARHGFDAYLPGEGLLIYHVDETQSSNAKEPHYKVALMQADGLMELETKADSGDAGDPFPGSTNNRSFDDASNPSSRSHAGAPTFVAVREISDAGIIMTALVDVRSAAVPAGPPAPQEPAAARSVTEVPGIGAVRARRLAEAGIGDLAALAGSDVGQVAEILDVSEETAAGFIAAARWLISQ; this is translated from the coding sequence ATGGAAACGCGATGCACGGTTCATGATGCGATGCGGCCGGCACTGGTGGCGCCCAGCCCAGAGGTCCTACAGGCCATGCGGGAGGAGTTCCAGGCCCTGATCGCCGGCGCGCCGCTCAGCCTGCGGCCGCACATCCGGCTGGGAGAGTTCGAACCGCGCGGGCCGGGATTTTCCGACGGGGTCATCTATCCGCCCGGGGAGGTGCCGGAGCGGGTGCTCCGCCTGGCGCCGGCGGCGCCGGCCGGCGCGCCCCTGGGGCCAGGGCCGGTGCGCGGCGTGGTCAACATCCTGGTGGCGCTGGTGCAGTTCCCGGACCTGCCCCTCTCCGTAGACCCGGCCTATTACCACTCCCTGCTGTTCTCCAGCGGCACCTTCCCCACCGGCAGTCTGCGGGATTACTACACCCAGGCCTCGTATGGCAAGGTGCTCATTGACGGCACTATTATCGGCCCCTACACCCTGCCCCAGCCCTACCGCTTTTACACCGGCGAGCGCTCCGGCATGGGGGAGTATCCGAACAATGCACAGCGGATGACAGAGGATGCGCTGGAACTGATTGACCCGGATGTGGATTTCTCCCGCTTCGATCCCAACGGCGACGGCTATGTGGATGCCCTGGTCATCGTGCACGCCGGCCCGGGCGCCGAATCCATCCCCACCGCCGACCGCATCCATCACATCTGGTCGCACAAATGGGTGCTGAGCCAGAAGCAGTCGCGCGACGGCGTCAACCTGTACGCCTACCTGACCGTGCCGGAGGACGGCCGGCTGGGGGTCTGGGCGCACGAGCTGGGACACCTGCTGTTCCAGTGGCCCGATTTATACGACACCGATTACTCCTCCTCGGGGTTGGGCAATTGGTGCCTGATGGCCGGCGGGAGCTGGAACAACGGCGGCCGCACGCCGGCGCTCCCTTGCGCCTGGTGCCGCATGTCTCAAGGGTGGACCGACACGGCCGTCATCACCGGCCAGGAACGCATCGCCATCCCGCGGGCATCGGAGTATCAGCGCATCTACAAGCTGTGGACCGATGGACTGCCGCAGACCGAGTACTTCCTCCTGGAGAACCGCGCCCGACACGGCTTCGACGCCTACCTGCCCGGCGAGGGCCTGCTCATCTACCATGTGGATGAGACACAAAGCTCCAACGCCAAGGAGCCCCATTATAAGGTGGCGCTCATGCAGGCGGATGGGCTGATGGAGCTGGAGACCAAGGCGGACAGCGGGGACGCCGGCGATCCCTTCCCCGGCTCCACCAACAACCGCTCCTTTGACGATGCCTCCAACCCCTCCAGCCGCTCCCATGCGGGAGCGCCCACGTTCGTGGCGGTGCGGGAGATCAGCGATGCCGGCATCATCATGACGGCGCTGGTAGACGTGCGGTCAGCGGCTGTGCCGGCCGGGCCGCCGGCGCCACAGGAGCCGGCCGCGGCGCGCTCCGTGACCGAGGTGCCGGGCATCGGAGCGGTACGGGCGCGCCGGCTGGCCGAAGCCGGCATCGGGGACCTGGCGGCGCTGGCCGGCTCCGATGTCGGGCAAGTGGCGGAGATCCTGGACGTCTCGGAGGAGACGGCGGCCGGCTTTATCGCCGCGGCGCGCTGGCTGATCTCCCAGTAA
- a CDS encoding glycosyltransferase family 39 protein has product MAGDAIPSAPSSRHRIASGQVLLLGAIILAGFCLRLGRLGAQSIWYDEGVSLYLAGLDIPAMIQHTAGDIHPPLYYALLHYWSRLAGEGEFAANFLSLFFGVLLIPMVYRMGRALGYRRAGLWAAFLVAISPYHIWYAQEVRMYTLGAWLGLLAAGGLWLAVHAPRRQPLGWAVYVLASAAGLYTLYYFAFLLVALNVWALAEILARPPAQRRRQLIPWAVAQAGVLLLYAPWLPVAYRQATNPPVPPWREWTPVGRVLLEALTALSFGQSVEPAQVWPFLLVILTLALAGAWSLARRNGRHLLLTAGYFLIPLALIELLSIWSPLYHVRYLFTYAPAFAVLVGIGLEEAGARWRLAPWLAGILIALVSTFSLAQYHFLPRYAPDDHRAAVRFLAEHWRPGDVVLVNAGYAYPTLLYYLDMPVAWRGRLSEYGEAFRRADAPQGLVLVQTGTVDGPPSLGWGDPRSDFYALPRAEADKKLRRLFTDYERVWVYRIYDTVTDPDGYIRAWLEAHGRKFEETPAFAGLSNMRVQGYLTHPTPASLPASAEALGVVFGGRLELAGMEAPSAELHGGVPLDAVLWWRPREDGLPRLAVTVRLVDDAGVTWAQTDEQPLGTLYTTDQWPAGALVRHPVRLHPPLGLPPGTYRLIVGVYETESGASWPAGKGRLLMQAAELSAPGDRAPQGLRPLAVFDGRLALLETSLPEGQVQAGRYVHLTTLWNALQPPAEELVLFVQLLDDRGQLVAAQEGPPDAGRFPTSRWDVGQLVRDMRSLHVPADTPAGCYRLILGWYRAADGRRLAARPAGWLARTRDYVELGRVTVTTRRPQRILPVTPAEPSGAQPAPGIELAGFTLSSRQARAGEVLELTLVWHRIGPIPGEYHVFCHLVDTTGTIWGQADGVPADGEMPTLSWMDGEYILDHYRIPVRADALPGTYRLLVGFYDPQTGLRPAEPADLGEITLLP; this is encoded by the coding sequence ATGGCCGGCGACGCCATCCCTTCTGCGCCCTCATCGAGACACCGCATCGCGTCAGGGCAGGTGCTCCTGCTCGGCGCTATCATCCTGGCCGGCTTTTGCCTGCGGCTGGGCCGGCTGGGGGCGCAAAGCATCTGGTACGACGAGGGGGTCAGCCTGTACCTGGCCGGCCTGGACATCCCGGCCATGATACAGCACACCGCCGGCGACATCCATCCGCCGCTCTACTATGCGCTCTTGCATTATTGGAGCCGGCTGGCCGGCGAGGGGGAGTTTGCCGCCAATTTCCTTTCGCTGTTCTTCGGGGTACTGCTCATCCCCATGGTCTATCGGATGGGGCGCGCCCTGGGATACCGGCGCGCCGGCCTGTGGGCCGCCTTCCTGGTGGCCATCTCCCCCTATCATATCTGGTATGCCCAGGAAGTGCGCATGTACACCCTGGGCGCCTGGCTGGGACTGCTGGCCGCCGGCGGCCTCTGGCTGGCGGTGCATGCGCCGCGGCGCCAGCCCCTGGGATGGGCGGTATATGTCCTGGCTTCCGCCGCCGGCCTGTACACCTTGTACTACTTCGCCTTCCTGCTGGTTGCCCTCAACGTGTGGGCGCTGGCCGAAATCCTGGCGCGGCCGCCGGCACAGCGCCGGCGCCAGCTCATACCCTGGGCAGTGGCACAGGCCGGCGTCCTGCTGCTCTATGCCCCATGGCTGCCGGTGGCCTACCGACAGGCTACCAACCCGCCGGTGCCTCCTTGGCGGGAATGGACGCCGGTCGGCAGGGTACTGCTGGAAGCGCTGACCGCATTGAGCTTCGGCCAATCGGTGGAGCCGGCCCAGGTCTGGCCCTTCCTGCTGGTGATCCTGACCCTGGCGCTGGCCGGCGCGTGGAGTCTGGCGCGCCGGAACGGCCGGCATCTCCTGCTGACCGCTGGCTATTTCCTCATTCCCCTGGCGCTTATCGAACTGCTGTCCATCTGGTCGCCCTTGTATCACGTGCGCTATCTGTTCACCTACGCGCCGGCCTTTGCGGTGCTGGTGGGCATCGGCCTGGAGGAAGCCGGCGCGAGGTGGCGTCTCGCACCCTGGCTGGCTGGCATCCTCATCGCGCTCGTCAGCACCTTCTCCCTGGCGCAGTACCACTTCCTGCCGCGCTATGCCCCCGACGACCACCGCGCCGCTGTGCGCTTCCTGGCGGAACACTGGCGCCCGGGCGATGTGGTGCTGGTGAACGCCGGCTACGCCTACCCCACGCTCCTCTACTATCTGGACATGCCGGTGGCCTGGCGCGGCCGGCTGAGCGAGTACGGCGAGGCATTCCGCCGCGCGGACGCGCCGCAGGGGCTGGTGCTGGTGCAGACCGGCACGGTGGACGGCCCTCCCTCCCTGGGCTGGGGGGACCCGCGCTCCGACTTTTATGCCCTTCCTCGGGCAGAAGCGGATAAGAAACTCCGCCGGCTCTTCACCGACTACGAGCGGGTATGGGTGTACCGCATTTATGACACCGTCACCGACCCGGACGGCTACATCCGCGCCTGGCTGGAGGCCCACGGCCGCAAGTTCGAGGAGACGCCGGCCTTCGCCGGCCTGAGCAACATGCGGGTGCAGGGCTACCTGACCCACCCGACGCCGGCCTCCCTGCCCGCCTCGGCCGAGGCCCTGGGGGTGGTATTCGGCGGCCGGCTGGAGCTGGCCGGCATGGAGGCGCCCTCCGCGGAGCTTCACGGGGGTGTGCCGCTGGATGCGGTGCTGTGGTGGCGTCCGCGGGAGGATGGCCTGCCGCGGCTGGCGGTCACGGTCCGGTTGGTGGATGACGCCGGCGTAACATGGGCGCAGACGGACGAACAACCGCTGGGAACGCTCTATACCACGGACCAATGGCCGGCCGGCGCGCTGGTGCGCCATCCGGTGCGGCTCCATCCTCCGCTGGGCCTGCCGCCCGGCACATACCGCCTGATAGTGGGGGTGTATGAAACGGAGAGCGGCGCGTCGTGGCCGGCCGGCAAGGGCCGCCTCCTGATGCAGGCCGCGGAGCTTTCCGCCCCCGGGGACCGGGCGCCGCAAGGCCTTCGGCCGCTGGCGGTTTTCGATGGGAGGCTGGCCCTGCTGGAGACGAGTTTGCCGGAAGGGCAGGTCCAGGCCGGCCGCTACGTGCACCTGACCACTTTATGGAATGCCTTACAGCCGCCGGCGGAGGAGCTGGTGCTGTTCGTCCAGCTTCTGGACGACCGGGGGCAGTTGGTGGCCGCACAGGAAGGGCCGCCGGACGCCGGCCGCTTCCCGACATCGCGCTGGGACGTCGGCCAGTTGGTGCGAGACATGCGTTCCCTGCACGTGCCGGCGGATACGCCGGCCGGCTGTTACCGGCTCATCTTGGGCTGGTACCGGGCGGCGGACGGCCGGCGCCTCGCGGCGCGGCCGGCGGGCTGGCTGGCCCGCACGCGGGATTACGTGGAATTGGGACGCGTCACGGTGACGACCCGCCGGCCCCAGCGGATACTGCCTGTGACTCCGGCGGAGCCATCCGGCGCCCAGCCGGCGCCCGGCATTGAGCTTGCCGGCTTCACCCTTTCATCCCGGCAGGCGCGGGCCGGCGAGGTGCTGGAGCTTACCCTGGTGTGGCATCGTATCGGCCCTATTCCTGGGGAGTATCACGTGTTCTGTCACCTGGTGGACACCACCGGCACCATCTGGGGCCAGGCTGACGGGGTGCCGGCCGATGGGGAAATGCCCACATTATCCTGGATGGATGGGGAATATATCCTCGATCATTACCGCATCCCGGTGCGGGCCGATGCTCTGCCGGGCACCTACCGCCTGCTGGTGGGCTTCTACGACCCGCAGACGGGCCTGCGGCCGGCCGAGCCGGCCGACCTGGGGGAAATCACCCTTCTGCCATAG
- a CDS encoding NAD(P)/FAD-dependent oxidoreductase, with protein sequence MSQPTYDVIVVGGGAAGMMAAGRAGECGARTLLLEKMPRLGTKVRITGKGRCNLTNIASREVFISHFGSQGRFLNNAFGRFFSEDLRALLERFGVPTKVERGGRVFPLSDQALDVVIALERYMRTNRVEIRLNTPARGLILRDNAIAGVRTDAGPIAGRAVILAAGGMSYPGTGSTGDAYPWLEALGHTIHPLRPALVPLETQEPWSHALAGLTLRNVRVTLLVNGQKRHSQFGEMLFTHFGVSGPIILSMSTLAVDALAEGCVQISIDLKPALRDEELDARLQRELDAHGRQAIKTIAKNLLPQRLIPPVLELAGIPPDKVAGQITAAERRRLAGVLRDLRLTVTGSRSFREAMVTAGGVDVNEVDPRTMESKLVKGLYIVGELLDVHADTGGYNLQAAFSTGYVAGGAAAERARAMAEG encoded by the coding sequence ATGTCCCAACCAACATACGATGTGATTGTGGTGGGCGGGGGCGCCGCCGGCATGATGGCCGCCGGCCGCGCCGGCGAATGCGGCGCTCGAACCCTCCTGCTGGAAAAAATGCCCCGCCTGGGCACCAAGGTCCGCATCACCGGCAAGGGCCGCTGTAACCTCACCAACATCGCCAGCCGGGAAGTGTTCATCTCCCACTTCGGCTCCCAGGGACGCTTCCTGAACAACGCCTTCGGCCGCTTCTTCTCCGAGGACCTGCGCGCATTACTGGAACGATTCGGCGTGCCCACCAAGGTCGAACGCGGCGGACGCGTCTTCCCCCTCTCCGACCAAGCGCTGGATGTGGTCATCGCCTTGGAGCGCTATATGAGGACGAACCGGGTGGAGATCCGCCTGAATACGCCGGCGCGCGGCCTCATCCTGCGGGATAATGCCATCGCCGGCGTGCGGACCGACGCCGGCCCCATCGCCGGCCGCGCCGTGATCCTGGCCGCTGGCGGCATGTCCTATCCCGGCACCGGCTCCACCGGCGACGCCTATCCCTGGCTGGAAGCACTGGGGCATACCATCCATCCCCTGCGGCCGGCGCTGGTGCCCCTGGAAACGCAGGAGCCCTGGTCCCACGCCCTGGCCGGCCTGACCCTGCGCAACGTGCGCGTGACCCTGTTGGTGAACGGTCAGAAGCGCCACAGCCAGTTCGGGGAAATGCTCTTCACCCACTTTGGCGTCTCCGGCCCCATCATCCTCTCCATGAGCACGCTGGCCGTAGATGCCCTGGCAGAGGGTTGCGTGCAGATATCCATTGACCTGAAGCCGGCCCTGCGCGATGAGGAGCTGGACGCGCGCCTCCAGCGGGAGCTGGACGCACACGGCCGGCAGGCCATAAAGACCATCGCCAAAAACCTCCTGCCCCAGCGGCTCATCCCGCCCGTGCTGGAGCTGGCTGGCATCCCGCCGGATAAGGTCGCCGGGCAGATCACCGCGGCGGAGCGCCGGCGGTTGGCCGGCGTCCTGCGCGACCTGCGCCTGACCGTCACCGGCTCCCGCTCCTTCCGCGAGGCCATGGTCACCGCCGGCGGCGTGGACGTCAACGAGGTGGACCCGCGCACCATGGAGTCAAAGTTGGTGAAGGGCTTATATATCGTCGGGGAACTGCTGGACGTACACGCGGACACCGGCGGCTACAATTTGCAGGCGGCCTTTTCCACTGGCTACGTCGCCGGCGGCGCGGCGGCGGAGCGCGCCCGGGCTATGGCAGAAGGGTGA